One region of Streptomyces sp. NBC_00442 genomic DNA includes:
- a CDS encoding HAD family hydrolase, protein MSIPDGKPTCPEIAARDLLPIMPLLMLDLDNTLVDRDAAFRDAVAAFLTEHRLPATDLTWVMALDASGYTARHDVAAAMTERYGDAVPATAIRALLDHGAADRVVLTNASREAVAKAQADGWPCVIVTNGRTAQQEAKIRHVGLDQLVQGWVISEKVGCKKPEPEIFHAAADAVGVPLTGAWIIGDSPHADIAGANALGLRSAWVSNGQSWTETFFRPTHVAEDVATAINYVISAAR, encoded by the coding sequence GTGTCGATCCCGGACGGGAAACCGACCTGCCCCGAGATCGCCGCCCGTGATCTACTGCCGATCATGCCGTTGCTGATGCTGGATCTCGACAACACCCTGGTCGACCGCGATGCCGCCTTCCGCGATGCCGTCGCCGCCTTCCTCACCGAGCATCGCCTGCCGGCCACCGATCTCACATGGGTGATGGCTCTCGACGCCAGCGGTTATACCGCCCGCCACGATGTCGCCGCGGCCATGACTGAGCGATATGGGGATGCGGTGCCCGCGACGGCCATCCGTGCCCTGCTCGACCATGGCGCTGCCGATCGTGTTGTGCTGACGAACGCCTCCCGCGAGGCCGTGGCCAAAGCCCAGGCCGACGGCTGGCCTTGCGTGATCGTCACCAACGGCCGCACTGCCCAGCAGGAAGCCAAGATCCGCCATGTCGGACTGGACCAGCTTGTTCAGGGCTGGGTGATCTCCGAGAAGGTCGGCTGCAAGAAGCCCGAACCGGAGATCTTCCATGCTGCCGCGGATGCCGTCGGAGTGCCTCTCACCGGCGCATGGATCATCGGCGATTCCCCGCACGCCGACATCGCCGGCGCGAACGCGCTCGGGCTCCGAAGCGCGTGGGTGTCGAACGGGCAGTCGTGGACCGAGACCTTCTTCCGGCCCACCCATGTCGCCGAGGATGTCGCCACCGCGATCAACTACGTCATCAGCGCGGCCAGGTAG
- the tpg gene encoding telomere-protecting terminal protein Tpg has product MGQIEQGLERALRTRPVPASTEARLRFLLASHGGSTRQVSTVLEVSQRTVQRWVTKKPGARRPPGPLQVQAIEEAVLARWQPRIRARRRAQAEAEGFVFHTRARFGFAAPAGSSDDPRVRWITQDLPGEVARELFAARDAGAGEQQQTVILARALGHAYFRDGGRRAPGLHIAFSDVEFADFSIG; this is encoded by the coding sequence GTGGGACAGATCGAGCAGGGATTGGAGCGCGCGTTACGCACCCGGCCCGTTCCTGCAAGCACCGAGGCCCGCCTGCGGTTTCTGCTGGCATCACACGGTGGTTCCACTCGGCAGGTCTCCACCGTGCTGGAGGTGTCGCAGCGCACCGTGCAGCGGTGGGTGACGAAGAAGCCAGGAGCGCGTCGTCCGCCGGGTCCGCTGCAGGTGCAGGCAATCGAGGAAGCGGTCCTGGCCCGGTGGCAGCCCCGAATACGGGCCCGTCGACGCGCCCAGGCAGAGGCGGAGGGCTTCGTCTTCCATACCAGGGCGCGATTCGGGTTCGCCGCTCCGGCAGGGTCGTCGGACGATCCGCGGGTGCGGTGGATCACCCAGGACCTGCCGGGAGAGGTGGCCCGGGAGCTGTTCGCCGCCCGGGATGCCGGCGCGGGCGAGCAGCAGCAGACGGTGATCCTCGCTCGCGCTCTGGGACACGCCTACTTCCGTGACGGGGGCCGGCGGGCCCCCGGTCTGCACATCGCTTTCAGCGACGTCGAGTTCGCCGACTTCTCGATCGGTTGA